Proteins encoded together in one Anticarsia gemmatalis isolate Benzon Research Colony breed Stoneville strain chromosome 1, ilAntGemm2 primary, whole genome shotgun sequence window:
- the LOC142987477 gene encoding epidermal retinol dehydrogenase 2-like isoform X2 — MLLRVYSLCILLVDIAWVVFNAMCAVLQAAYELFKPPPLKSVRLETAMVIGSGRGVGREIAIQLADLGAIVLCVDKNSRSNEDTVEFIKKKGGSAAVYTCDVTRKENVQALAAQVKKDLGFVSMIFYCCGIPSPRSLLTQPPLDIHDTLDLTLTSYFWLIDHFLPAMKAKNRGHIVALTSVAGLSYIKDQMPLSVAQFAVQGLAESLMEDLRVNKIDGVHVTLTHIYPFIVSDENDLRLRIPSYFGTLTPSQAAKSILESVRRNYFEASVPKHLLYLGHILRILPRKATVLIRDLLDTGVDFA; from the exons ATGTTGCTTAGAGTGTACTCACTGTGCATTCTACTGGTGGACATTGCATGGGTGGTGTTCAATGCAATGTGTGCGGTTCTGCAGGCAGCTTATGAACTGTTTAAACCACCTCCACTGAAGTCTGTGAGATTGGAAACTGCTATG GTCATCGGTTCAGGCAGAGGAGTGGGTCGTGAAATAGCAATACAACTAGCAGATCTAGGTGCAATAGTCCTATGTGTAGACAAAAACAGCAGATCCAATGAAGACACAGTAGAATTCATCAAAAAGAAAGGAGGTTCAGCTGCAGTCTACACTTGCGACGTCACAAGGAAAGAAAATGTCCAAGCGTTAGCTGCTCAAGTTAAAAAGGACTTGGGTTTTGTCAGCATGATCTTTTATTGCTGCGGTATACCTAGCCCTAGGTCATTGTTAACACAGCCTCCTTTGGATATTCATGATACTTTAGACCTCACTTTGACTTCTTACTTCTGG CTCATCGACCACTTCCTGCCCGCAATGAAAGCTAAGAACCGTGGTCATATCGTAGCCTTGACCTCAGTAGCTGGTCTTAGTTACATTAAAGACCAGATGCCTCTGAGTGTCGCCCAGTTTGCTGTCCAGGGTCTTGCTGAGTCTTTGATGGAAGACCTGAGAGTGAACAAGATTGATGGAGTGCATGTCACATTGACCCATATTTATCCTTTCATTGTTAGTGATGAGAATGATTTGAGACTGAG AATACCCAGCTATTTCGGCACTTTAACTCCAAGTCAAGCTGCAAAGTCAATCCTGGAGAGTGTCCGACGGAACTACTTCGAAGCATCAGTACCGAAacacctgttgtaccttggacATATTCTACGTATCTTGCCTCGAAAGGCTACCGTACTTATCAGGGATTTATTAGATACCGGCGTGGACTTTGCATGA
- the LOC142987477 gene encoding epidermal retinol dehydrogenase 2-like isoform X1 yields the protein MEAKLLNSLIGLVLNILFPIKMLLRVYSLCILLVDIAWVVFNAMCAVLQAAYELFKPPPLKSVRLETAMVIGSGRGVGREIAIQLADLGAIVLCVDKNSRSNEDTVEFIKKKGGSAAVYTCDVTRKENVQALAAQVKKDLGFVSMIFYCCGIPSPRSLLTQPPLDIHDTLDLTLTSYFWLIDHFLPAMKAKNRGHIVALTSVAGLSYIKDQMPLSVAQFAVQGLAESLMEDLRVNKIDGVHVTLTHIYPFIVSDENDLRLRIPSYFGTLTPSQAAKSILESVRRNYFEASVPKHLLYLGHILRILPRKATVLIRDLLDTGVDFA from the exons ATG GAAGCAAAGTTATTGAACAGTTTAATAGGACtagttttgaatatattatttccgATCAAAATGTTGCTTAGAGTGTACTCACTGTGCATTCTACTGGTGGACATTGCATGGGTGGTGTTCAATGCAATGTGTGCGGTTCTGCAGGCAGCTTATGAACTGTTTAAACCACCTCCACTGAAGTCTGTGAGATTGGAAACTGCTATG GTCATCGGTTCAGGCAGAGGAGTGGGTCGTGAAATAGCAATACAACTAGCAGATCTAGGTGCAATAGTCCTATGTGTAGACAAAAACAGCAGATCCAATGAAGACACAGTAGAATTCATCAAAAAGAAAGGAGGTTCAGCTGCAGTCTACACTTGCGACGTCACAAGGAAAGAAAATGTCCAAGCGTTAGCTGCTCAAGTTAAAAAGGACTTGGGTTTTGTCAGCATGATCTTTTATTGCTGCGGTATACCTAGCCCTAGGTCATTGTTAACACAGCCTCCTTTGGATATTCATGATACTTTAGACCTCACTTTGACTTCTTACTTCTGG CTCATCGACCACTTCCTGCCCGCAATGAAAGCTAAGAACCGTGGTCATATCGTAGCCTTGACCTCAGTAGCTGGTCTTAGTTACATTAAAGACCAGATGCCTCTGAGTGTCGCCCAGTTTGCTGTCCAGGGTCTTGCTGAGTCTTTGATGGAAGACCTGAGAGTGAACAAGATTGATGGAGTGCATGTCACATTGACCCATATTTATCCTTTCATTGTTAGTGATGAGAATGATTTGAGACTGAG AATACCCAGCTATTTCGGCACTTTAACTCCAAGTCAAGCTGCAAAGTCAATCCTGGAGAGTGTCCGACGGAACTACTTCGAAGCATCAGTACCGAAacacctgttgtaccttggacATATTCTACGTATCTTGCCTCGAAAGGCTACCGTACTTATCAGGGATTTATTAGATACCGGCGTGGACTTTGCATGA